Within the Paramormyrops kingsleyae isolate MSU_618 chromosome 2, PKINGS_0.4, whole genome shotgun sequence genome, the region ACCTCACGGTGTGACCACGCCACCCCTCACAGCCATCAGGCGAACACAACGACTGTGGTCATGTGCTACATCTGCAAATGCTAATTCTAcggaaaggtgtgtgtgtgttgtggtgaTTGAATGTTAGTTTTACTGTGATCTGGTTTTTGAAATTGACACTGGTCACTTTATAGCCTGATGCGAGTAACTGGTAGCTGACTCTGTCCCAGAAAGCAAAGCACATGGAAACTCACGggacgagtgtgtgtgtgtgtgtgtgtgtgtgcgtgtgtgtgtgtgtgtgcatgtgtgtgtgtgtgtctatgtgtgtgtgtgtgtaggatgGAGATTAGGGATCAGATGCTATGGAATGTGGATGGAGAGCAGAGCGTGTTGCTGGACACTGACAGTGACTCAGCATGTTTAGCTCTTGCTTCCCTTCTTCTCAGAGGCTCCCTTCTTTTCatctttttcttcttcctgcTCCGGCTCTTCTTCCTCTTCAGCTTCTTCTTGCTCCTCGCCTTCCTCGCCctctccttcctcctcctcctctccctcctcctcttcttccttctcctcttcctcctccccttcttcttcttcttcctcctcctctgcctcctctGCCTTGCTGCCCATCTTCCTGTAGGTGGCAGCGGTACCCAGGACGTAGGAGCGGGCAGCAAGGTGGCTAAAGCCTGACATGATCATGGCTCCGCCGACGTTACTCATCCGGCACTCCTCTCCCTCCAGCAGCTTCCTGAAGAAAGAGAACCAGAGAGAATCAGGTAGTGATGCGGAGGACCTCAGTGAACTGGCCGTTATGTCAGACCAGATTCGTTAGCATCGGTAAGCCCAGTTTACATCTCTTCCCTGGAACAACCCATGTGACAAACCTGTAGGCGGCAATTTCGATGTCCAAGGCCATTTTCACGTTGAGGAGGTCCTGGTACTCACGCAGGTGGCGAGACATCTCACCTTTGGTGTTGCGCAGGGCAGTTTCCAGCTGCTGGATGGTGTCCTGAGGGTTGGAGATACATGCAGACACATCACCACTGATTTCAGTCACTCACCGGCTTCCATAAATAGCCACATAACCTTTTGTGTTAACAGACCAATCAGTCTTCTGCACCCCCTGTTCTctgttaatgtgtttttttaactttattcATCTCTCAGGTTCTCCATTGGCTCGGGTTTTTACCCTTTTATACAGCTGTATTTTCACTAGTGTTACTCAGCTTAACTACCGTTCCCATGGTTACTACAGCAGAGTCCCTGGGACTCAGTCAAGGTGGACTTTAATCACTATGTCATCTGCTGGCCTGTTGTGGAAGTGTTCGGTCAGCTTGGTCATTAATATCCCACCATGTGGCCCATATCCAGCCAAACCCCACTGAAATGCACGGACCTGCAGCTCTCCGATCTCGCCACTGTGGCGATCCTCCATTTCAGCAAGCTGCCTCTCCAGAGCCTCGTTGTGGCCCCTAAGGGCCTCCACCTCCAGGGTGCGGGCCTGAACCTGTCTCCGGTACTCGCTCAGCTCCTCCTTCGTCTGCTTCACCACATCCGAGTTACGGGCTGCAGCCTCGGTCACACTGGCGAACTTGGAGCGGTACCATTCCTCAGCCTGCTGCTGGTTCCGGGAGGACAGGGTTTCGTACTGGGCCCGGATGTCCCTCAGAGCCACCGCCAGGTCGGGCTTGCTCACGTCCATCTCCACAGACACCTGGTAGAGAGTATTTAAGGTCAGACTGGAGGCTGAGTGCAAGCACAATGTATAGATACTGTacatacactagtggccaaaattgcaGAAACAATTCTTTatagattgcagaactttatttcAGTTACTCCAGTTTCTTATTTAATCATCCATTGTATGatgtttgtaaacattctttgattgtttataaacattaccgtAGTAGTAGTTGAGGACAGGGGCATAAATTAGCTTAATCTGAAGAATTTGAAGGATATAATGAAAACAAATTATAGATGTTAAAAATCGATGAAGCACTGCTTGTTGCTCAGGTTCTTAGTCTGCAGGGAAACTGTGCAAATTATGGGGGCCCTGAGGGGAGGCTGGGGCCACATAGCTGACTTGACATCAAGGGCGCCATATGCCACGTTTTGCTGACCTCGTCAATGCGCCAGGATTTCACACCCCTAgggttttctcttttttctaaACCTGTTCTTTTCTAAAATCCATAaccatgtatttattaacaatTATTTTCTGCCTTTTAATCAGCTTTGTTTAAAACCCGCATTCTCTAATGGGAACTGCAAAATACAAATTCAGTATTTTGATTAAATAAAATCTTTGTGGGATAACTATTTTTATACAAGTTAAATTTGTTCGTCCtctaaataaattataaatcaaagaatgattaatgaaaatattaatgatCGGCGTGAGCAATACATGATAAATTTAGATTAATGTTGCCTCAAGTGCCTATTCTGCATCTACGAGCCGTTTTAAAGTTCTGTTAAAACGATTTAATTGACTTTATCCGAACTGAGCAGAGGTTACAAACCCCTCGCTGATCTTAATGCGCGCTCCCGAAGGACGCTTTGCCCCAAACCCTGAGCCACACCTAGAAAATGCGCTTTGCGGCGCGTCGGTTGCTCGAACTCCAGACCCGGTCATTGCTTCCTCTTACCCCGAAGGCAAATGCACGAGTACACGAGTACATGTCGGTCACTATATTAAAATTAAGTGCTTAACACGGGTTTGTGGCATTATTAATAATGCATATAAGTATTAGATTATATGAGGAGAAAGAGCCCCCGGCTACGACACTGCGGAAAGTTACGGTATACCCCGAGGTGGTGAGTCAATAGTTATTAAAGATAATATGGTggaaattatattattattattattatttattattgttttattattcctttcTATTAAGACAGTTGCACAACAGTTTCCAAACGTCTGGTTGTGTTTGTGTCATAGTGCGTTGATTGCCTTTGCAGGATCGGGATCGTTACTGCTGCTTCAGGAGACACACTTACGgatagtttttatattttatcttCACCTTCTGAAGGAACGCTGAGTTCTCTCAGAAGTGCTCTATTGGAATACATTATCGTGTAATGGTAATGGTGTTTTTTGGATGACGGTTATGAGCGATGATGGTGAATGTCCGCACCTGTGAGGCTTGCAAAGATGCCTGCAACTCTTGCAGCTCCTCTTCATGAACTTTCCTGAGGAACGCAATCTCATCCAGCAATGACTCGACTTTCTTCTCGAGCTCCAGGCGTGAAAGGGTGGCGTCGTCCACGTCCTTGCGATACCCCTTGAGGGTGCCCTCGGCTTCTTCACGGAGTTTCGTCTCCTCTTCCAGCTTCTCCTTCACCCGATCCAACGTCTCCTTCATCTGCACGCAGTCAAGGTGCATCTGGCTCTTTTCGTGGGTAAGCTCCTCCACCCTCGCCCTGAGCTCCCGTATCTCCTGCTCGTACAGATCGTGCAGACGTGACGGCTCCGAGTGGCGCTGGCGCAGCAGGGTGACCTCTGCCTCCAGCACCTTGTTCTGCTGCTCCAGGTTGTGCACTTTCTCGATGAAGGTGA harbors:
- the neff1 gene encoding low molecular weight neuronal intermediate filament gives rise to the protein MSYSSDMYSSSSYRKIFGDAPRMSGRISMSSSPSRSSTTYRSSSQLRGYGSAPTMLPSSYRSKLGAGRSGFSCLPESIDLSQSTAITNELKIIRTNEKEQLQGLNDRFVTFIEKVHNLEQQNKVLEAEVTLLRQRHSEPSRLHDLYEQEIRELRARVEELTHEKSQMHLDCVQMKETLDRVKEKLEEETKLREEAEGTLKGYRKDVDDATLSRLELEKKVESLLDEIAFLRKVHEEELQELQASLQASQVSVEMDVSKPDLAVALRDIRAQYETLSSRNQQQAEEWYRSKFASVTEAAARNSDVVKQTKEELSEYRRQVQARTLEVEALRGHNEALERQLAEMEDRHSGEIGELQDTIQQLETALRNTKGEMSRHLREYQDLLNVKMALDIEIAAYRKLLEGEECRMSNVGGAMIMSGFSHLAARSYVLGTAATYRKMGSKAEEAEEEEEEEEGEEEEEKEEEEEGEEEEEGEGEEGEEQEEAEEEEEPEQEEEKDEKKGASEKKGSKS